A single window of Mesoplodon densirostris isolate mMesDen1 chromosome 13, mMesDen1 primary haplotype, whole genome shotgun sequence DNA harbors:
- the EBAG9 gene encoding receptor-binding cancer antigen expressed on SiSo cells isoform X1, with the protein MAITQFRLFKVCTCLATVFSFLKRLICRSGRGRKLSGDQITLPTTVDYSSVPKQTDVEEWTSWDEDAPTSVKIEGGNGNVATQQNALEQLEPDYFKDMTPTIRKTQKIIIKKREPLNFGIPDGSTGFSSRLAATQDMPFIHQSPELGDLDTWQENTNAWEEEEDAAWQAEEVLRQQKIADREKRAAEQQRKKMEKEAQRLMKKEQNKIGVKLS; encoded by the exons ATGGCTATCACACAGTTTCGGTTATTTAAAGTTTGTACCTGCCTAGCAACAGTATTCTCATTCCTAAAGAGATTAATATGCAG atcTGGCAGAGGACGGAAATTAAGTGGAGACCAAATAACTTTGCCAACTACAGTTGATTATTCATCAGTTCCTAagcag ACAGATGTTGAAGAGTGGACGTCCTGGGATGAAGATGCACCCACAAGTGTAAAGATTGAAGGAGGGAATGGGAATGTGGCAACACAGCAAAATGCTTTAGAACAACTGGAACCTGACTATTTTAAGGACATGACACCAACTATAAGGAAAACCCAGAAA ATCATTATTAAGAAGAGAGAACCATTAAATTTTGGCATTCCAGATGGTAGCACAGGTTTCTCTAGTAGACTAGCAGCTACACAAGATATGCCTTTTATTCATCAATCT CCTGAATTAGGTGACTTGGATACCTGGCAGGAAAATACCAATGcatgggaagaagaagaagatgcagCCTGGCAAGCTGAAGAAGTTCTGAG GCAGCAGAAGATagcagacagagaaaagagagcaGCAGAacaacaaaggaagaaaatggaaaaggaagcACAGCGGCTAATGAAGAAGGAGCAAAACAAAATTGGTGTGAAACTTTCATAA